One part of the Flavobacterium johnsoniae UW101 genome encodes these proteins:
- a CDS encoding peptide chain release factor 3 yields MSFLKEIQRRRTFGIISHPDAGKTTLTEKLLLFGGAIQEAGAVKNNKIKKGATSDFMEIERQRGISVSTSVLAFNYKDKKINILDTPGHKDFAEDTFRTLTAVDSVIVVIDVAKGVEEQTEKLVAVCRMRNIPMIVFINKLDREGKDAFDLMDEVEQKLGLKVTPLSFPIGMGYDFQGIYNLWEENINLFSGDSRKNIEETIAFSDVQNNPELDKIVGEKAANKLREELELIDEVYPKFERQDYLDGKIQPVFFGSALNNFGVRELLDCFITIAPSPRAKDSETRTVEPTEEKMSGFVFKIHANMDPKHRDRLAFIKIVSGTFERNKPYYHVRQKKNLKFSSPNAFFAEKKEIVDISYPGDIVGLHDTGNFKIGDTLTEGEIMSFKGIPSFSPEHFRYINNADPMKAKQLEKGVDQLMDEGVAQLFTLEMNNRKIIGTVGALQYEVIQYRLEHEYGAKCTYENFPVHKACWVKPDDSKNEEFKEFKRIKQKFLAHDKYGQLVFLADSDFTIQMTQSKYPTVKLYFTSEFD; encoded by the coding sequence ATGAGCTTTTTAAAAGAAATACAACGCAGAAGAACATTTGGAATTATCTCGCATCCTGATGCCGGTAAAACTACATTAACGGAAAAATTACTGTTATTTGGAGGTGCTATTCAGGAAGCTGGAGCGGTAAAAAATAACAAAATTAAAAAAGGAGCAACGAGTGACTTTATGGAAATCGAACGCCAAAGAGGTATCTCGGTTTCAACTTCTGTACTTGCTTTTAATTATAAAGATAAAAAAATCAATATCCTTGACACACCCGGACACAAGGATTTTGCCGAAGATACTTTTAGAACCTTAACTGCTGTTGACAGCGTAATTGTTGTAATTGACGTTGCAAAAGGGGTTGAGGAACAAACAGAAAAACTGGTTGCTGTTTGTAGAATGCGTAATATTCCTATGATTGTTTTCATCAACAAATTAGATCGTGAAGGTAAAGATGCTTTTGATCTAATGGATGAAGTAGAACAAAAATTAGGATTGAAAGTTACTCCTTTAAGTTTCCCTATTGGAATGGGTTATGATTTTCAGGGAATTTATAATCTTTGGGAAGAAAATATTAACCTTTTTAGTGGAGACAGCCGTAAAAATATTGAAGAAACTATTGCCTTTTCTGATGTACAGAACAATCCTGAATTGGATAAAATTGTGGGAGAAAAAGCGGCTAACAAACTTCGTGAAGAGTTAGAATTAATTGATGAAGTTTATCCAAAATTTGAACGTCAGGATTATCTGGATGGAAAAATCCAGCCTGTATTCTTTGGTTCAGCTTTGAACAATTTTGGAGTTCGTGAATTGTTAGATTGTTTCATTACAATCGCTCCGTCTCCAAGAGCAAAAGATTCTGAGACTCGTACAGTCGAACCTACAGAAGAAAAAATGTCTGGATTTGTTTTCAAAATCCACGCAAATATGGATCCTAAACACCGTGATCGTCTGGCATTTATCAAAATTGTTTCTGGAACTTTTGAAAGAAACAAACCTTACTATCATGTACGCCAAAAGAAGAATTTAAAATTCTCTAGTCCAAATGCATTCTTTGCTGAGAAAAAAGAAATCGTTGATATTTCTTATCCAGGTGATATTGTAGGTTTGCACGATACAGGAAACTTTAAAATTGGAGATACTTTAACTGAAGGCGAAATCATGAGTTTTAAAGGAATTCCAAGTTTCTCTCCAGAACACTTTAGATACATCAACAACGCCGATCCGATGAAAGCTAAACAATTAGAAAAAGGAGTCGACCAGTTAATGGATGAAGGTGTAGCGCAGTTGTTTACATTAGAAATGAACAATCGTAAAATTATCGGAACCGTTGGAGCACTTCAATATGAGGTAATTCAATATCGTTTAGAGCATGAATACGGCGCAAAATGTACTTATGAAAACTTCCCTGTACATAAGGCATGCTGGGTAAAACCTGACGATTCTAAAAATGAGGAATTCAAAGAATTTAAGCGTATTAAACAAAAATTCCTGGCTCATGACAAATATGGCCAATTAGTTTTCTTAGCCGATTCTGATTTTACAATACAAATGACACAAAGTAAATATCCTACTGTGAAATTATACTTTACATCTGAATTTGATTAA
- the rpoC gene encoding DNA-directed RNA polymerase subunit beta', with product MMNNRNNNKDKNPVKRFNKISIGLASPESILKESRGEVLKPETINYRTHKPERDGLFCERIFGPVKDFECACGKYKRIRYKGIICDRCGVEVTEKKVRRDRVGHINLVVPIAHIWYFRSLPNKIGYILGLPSKKLDMIIYYERYVVIQAGIAKNADGESLQRLDFLTEEEYLNILDTLPQENQYLDDLDPNKFVAKMGAECIMDLLARIDLDALSYELRHSANNETSKQRKTEALKRLQVVESFRESNENRENRPEWMIMKVVPVIPPELRPLVPLDGGRFATSDLNDLYRRVIIRNNRLKRLMEIKAPEVILRNEKRMLQESVDSLFDNTRKASAVKTESNRPLKSLSDSLKGKQGRFRQNLLGKRVDYSARSVIVVGPELKLYECGLPKDMASELYKPFVIRKLIERGIVKTVKSAKKIIDKKEPVVWDILENVIKGHPVLLNRAPTLHRLGIQAFQPKLIEGKAIQLHPLVCTAFNADFDGDQMAVHLPLGPEAILEAQLLMLASHNILNPANGAPITVPSQDMVLGLYYMTKERISTEDHIILGQDLTFYSAEEVNIALNEGRLELNARVKIRAKDFNDAGELVYKIIQTTAGRVLFNEVVPEAAGYINDVLTKKNLRDIIGHILSVTDVPTTAAFLDNMKDMGYKFAFRGGLSFSLGDIRIPEQKTKLIADAREQVEGISTNYNMGLITNNERYNQVIDVWTSANAQLTELAMKNIREDQQGFNSVYMMLDSGARGSKEQIRQLTGMRGLMAKPKKSTAGGGEIIENPILSNFKEGLSILEYFISTHGARKGLADTALKTADAGYLTRRLHDVSQDVIVNIEDCGTLRGVEVAALKKNEEIVESLGERILGRVALQDVINPLTNEVMVQSGQQITEAIVKTIEASPIEKVEVRSPLTCEALKGICAKCYGRNLATGKMTQRGEAVGVIAAQSIGEPGTQLTLRTFHVGGVAGGISEESSIVTRFAGRLEIEDLKTVKGEDSEGNAVDIVVSRSTELKLVDEGTGIVLNTHNIPYGSSIFVKDGETVGKGTVICKWDPYNGVIVSEFTGKIAYEDLEQGQSFMVEIDEQTGFQEKVISEARNKKLIPTLLVYGKEGELIRSYNLPVGAHLMVENGEKIKAGKVLVKIPRRSSKAGDITGGLPRITELLEARNPSNPAVVSEIDGVVSFGKIKRGNREIVIESKFGEIKKYLVKLSSQILVQENDFVRAGVPLSDGAITPDDILRIQGPAAVQQYLVNEIQEVYRLQGVKINDKHFEVVIRQMMRKVKVEDPGDTLFLEDQLIHTKDFILQNDKLYGMKVVEDAGDSSVLKPGQIISPRELRDENSLLKRTDKNLVVARDVITATATPVLQGITRASLQTKSFISAASFQETTKVLNEAAVAGKVDDLEGLKENVIVGHRIPAGTGMREYDNTIVGSKDDYNEMMANKEEYIY from the coding sequence ATGATGAATAACAGAAACAATAATAAAGATAAGAATCCAGTAAAAAGATTTAACAAAATTTCTATTGGATTGGCTTCACCAGAATCTATCTTGAAAGAATCAAGAGGAGAGGTTTTAAAGCCAGAAACAATTAACTATAGAACGCACAAACCAGAGCGTGACGGACTTTTCTGCGAAAGAATCTTCGGACCAGTAAAAGATTTCGAATGTGCTTGTGGTAAGTATAAAAGAATTCGTTACAAAGGTATCATCTGTGACCGTTGTGGTGTTGAAGTTACTGAGAAAAAAGTACGTCGTGATAGAGTAGGACACATCAACCTTGTTGTGCCAATTGCTCACATCTGGTACTTCCGTTCTCTTCCAAACAAAATTGGTTATATCCTTGGTCTTCCATCTAAGAAATTAGATATGATCATCTACTACGAAAGATACGTAGTAATCCAAGCAGGTATTGCTAAAAATGCAGATGGAGAATCTTTACAAAGATTAGATTTCTTAACTGAAGAAGAATACCTAAACATTTTAGATACTCTTCCGCAAGAAAATCAATATTTAGATGATTTAGATCCAAATAAATTTGTTGCCAAAATGGGAGCAGAGTGTATTATGGATTTATTAGCTCGTATTGACTTAGATGCTTTATCTTATGAATTAAGACACAGCGCTAACAACGAAACTTCTAAACAAAGAAAAACTGAGGCTTTAAAAAGATTACAAGTTGTTGAGTCTTTCCGTGAGTCTAACGAAAACCGCGAAAACCGTCCAGAATGGATGATTATGAAAGTGGTTCCAGTTATCCCGCCAGAATTACGTCCGCTTGTGCCACTTGATGGAGGTCGTTTTGCAACTTCAGATTTGAACGACTTATACCGTCGTGTAATCATCCGTAACAACCGTTTGAAAAGATTAATGGAGATTAAAGCTCCTGAAGTTATCTTAAGAAACGAAAAACGTATGTTGCAAGAATCTGTAGATTCATTATTTGATAACACACGTAAAGCTTCTGCTGTTAAAACAGAATCTAACAGACCATTAAAATCATTATCTGACTCATTAAAAGGTAAGCAAGGACGTTTCCGTCAAAACTTACTTGGTAAACGTGTGGATTATTCTGCTCGTTCGGTAATTGTTGTTGGTCCTGAGTTAAAATTATATGAGTGCGGATTGCCAAAAGATATGGCTTCTGAGTTATACAAACCTTTCGTTATCCGTAAATTGATTGAAAGAGGTATTGTAAAAACAGTAAAATCTGCTAAGAAAATCATTGACAAAAAAGAGCCTGTAGTTTGGGATATCCTTGAAAACGTAATTAAAGGACACCCAGTATTACTGAACCGTGCTCCTACTTTGCACAGACTTGGTATTCAGGCTTTCCAACCAAAATTAATTGAAGGAAAAGCGATCCAGTTACACCCATTAGTATGTACGGCATTCAACGCCGATTTCGATGGTGACCAGATGGCGGTTCACTTACCATTAGGACCAGAGGCTATTTTAGAGGCTCAATTATTAATGTTGGCTTCTCATAATATTTTGAACCCTGCAAATGGTGCTCCAATTACTGTACCTTCTCAGGACATGGTCTTGGGTCTGTACTATATGACCAAAGAACGTATTTCTACAGAAGATCACATTATTTTAGGTCAAGATTTGACTTTCTATTCTGCTGAAGAAGTAAACATTGCATTAAACGAAGGAAGATTAGAACTAAATGCTCGTGTTAAAATTAGAGCAAAAGATTTTAATGACGCTGGAGAATTAGTGTACAAAATCATTCAAACAACTGCAGGACGTGTATTATTTAACGAAGTAGTACCTGAAGCAGCTGGATATATCAACGACGTATTGACTAAGAAAAACCTTAGAGATATTATCGGACACATTTTAAGTGTGACTGATGTACCTACAACGGCAGCTTTCTTGGATAATATGAAAGATATGGGTTATAAATTCGCATTTAGAGGAGGTTTATCATTCTCTTTAGGTGATATTAGAATCCCAGAACAAAAAACGAAGTTAATTGCAGATGCAAGAGAACAAGTTGAAGGTATCTCAACTAACTATAACATGGGTCTTATCACAAATAACGAGCGTTACAACCAAGTTATTGACGTATGGACTTCAGCAAATGCTCAGTTAACAGAATTAGCAATGAAAAATATTAGAGAAGACCAACAAGGTTTCAACTCTGTATATATGATGCTTGACTCTGGGGCGAGGGGTTCTAAGGAGCAGATTCGTCAGTTAACTGGTATGCGTGGTTTGATGGCTAAGCCTAAAAAATCTACTGCTGGTGGTGGTGAGATTATTGAAAACCCGATTCTTTCTAACTTTAAGGAAGGTCTTTCGATCCTTGAGTACTTCATTTCTACTCACGGTGCTCGTAAAGGTCTTGCGGATACGGCTCTTAAAACGGCCGATGCTGGTTACTTGACAAGAAGGCTTCATGACGTTTCTCAAGATGTTATTGTTAACATCGAAGATTGTGGAACTCTTAGAGGTGTTGAAGTTGCTGCATTGAAGAAAAATGAGGAAATCGTTGAATCTTTAGGAGAGAGAATTTTAGGACGTGTTGCATTACAAGACGTTATCAATCCTCTTACTAATGAAGTAATGGTTCAATCAGGCCAGCAAATTACTGAGGCAATTGTGAAAACTATCGAAGCTTCTCCAATTGAAAAAGTAGAAGTTAGATCTCCATTAACTTGTGAGGCTTTAAAAGGTATTTGTGCTAAATGTTATGGTAGAAACTTAGCTACTGGTAAGATGACACAAAGAGGTGAAGCTGTTGGAGTTATTGCTGCTCAGTCTATTGGAGAGCCAGGTACACAGTTAACACTTCGTACGTTCCACGTTGGAGGGGTTGCTGGAGGTATCTCTGAAGAGTCTAGTATTGTTACAAGATTCGCAGGTAGACTTGAGATTGAAGATTTAAAAACAGTTAAAGGTGAAGACAGTGAAGGTAATGCGGTTGATATCGTAGTATCACGTTCAACTGAATTAAAATTAGTTGATGAAGGAACTGGTATCGTCTTAAACACACATAATATTCCTTACGGTTCTAGTATCTTTGTTAAAGATGGAGAAACTGTTGGAAAAGGAACTGTAATTTGTAAATGGGACCCTTATAATGGTGTAATTGTTTCTGAGTTTACTGGTAAGATTGCTTACGAAGATTTAGAACAAGGACAATCATTCATGGTTGAGATCGATGAGCAGACTGGTTTCCAGGAAAAAGTAATTTCTGAGGCTAGAAACAAAAAATTAATCCCAACTTTATTAGTTTATGGTAAAGAAGGTGAATTGATTCGTTCTTACAACTTACCAGTAGGTGCACACTTAATGGTTGAAAATGGTGAGAAAATTAAAGCAGGTAAAGTATTAGTAAAAATTCCTCGTCGTTCTTCTAAAGCAGGCGATATCACGGGAGGTTTACCAAGAATTACTGAGCTTCTTGAGGCTCGTAACCCATCAAATCCAGCAGTTGTATCTGAAATTGATGGAGTTGTATCTTTTGGAAAAATTAAGAGAGGTAACCGTGAGATCGTTATCGAATCTAAATTTGGTGAGATTAAAAAGTATTTAGTTAAACTTTCAAGCCAAATCTTAGTACAAGAAAATGACTTCGTAAGAGCGGGAGTTCCATTGTCTGATGGTGCAATTACACCAGATGATATCTTAAGAATTCAAGGACCAGCTGCTGTTCAACAGTACTTGGTAAATGAAATTCAAGAGGTTTACCGTTTACAAGGGGTAAAAATTAATGACAAGCACTTTGAGGTTGTAATTCGTCAAATGATGCGTAAAGTAAAAGTTGAAGATCCAGGAGATACTCTATTTTTAGAAGATCAATTGATTCATACTAAAGACTTTATCCTTCAAAATGATAAATTGTACGGAATGAAAGTGGTAGAAGATGCTGGAGATTCTTCAGTATTGAAACCAGGTCAAATTATTTCTCCTCGTGAATTGCGTGATGAAAATTCATTATTGAAACGTACAGATAAAAATCTTGTTGTAGCAAGAGACGTAATTACTGCAACTGCAACGCCAGTTCTACAAGGTATTACAAGAGCTTCGTTACAAACTAAATCATTCATTTCTGCGGCTTCATTCCAGGAGACAACGAAAGTACTTAACGAAGCTGCAGTAGCTGGTAAAGTAGATGATCTAGAAGGATTAAAAGAAAATGTAATTGTTGGACACAGAATTCCTGCGGGAACTGGTATGAGAGAATACGATAACACTATCGTAGGTTCTAAAGACGATTACAACGAAATGATGGCTAATAAAGAAGAATACATTTATTAA
- a CDS encoding DUF3467 domain-containing protein, with the protein MSNPKQQQEQINIELDETIAEGIYSNLAIINHSSSEFVLDFVSIMPGIPKAKVKSRIVLTPQHAKRLLRAIGENIHRFEAAHGEIKETEQAPIPLNFGPAGQA; encoded by the coding sequence ATGAGTAATCCGAAACAACAACAAGAGCAAATTAACATTGAGTTAGACGAAACTATCGCAGAAGGAATTTATTCTAATCTAGCGATTATTAATCACTCATCATCGGAGTTTGTTTTAGATTTTGTGAGCATTATGCCGGGTATTCCTAAAGCCAAGGTAAAGTCAAGAATTGTCTTGACACCACAACATGCTAAAAGATTATTGAGAGCAATTGGTGAAAATATCCATCGATTTGAAGCAGCCCACGGCGAAATCAAAGAGACAGAACAAGCACCAATACCGCTTAATTTTGGTCCGGCAGGACAAGCATAA
- the rpoB gene encoding DNA-directed RNA polymerase subunit beta: protein MITNQTERLNFASTKNIPDYPDFLDVQVKSFKDFFQLETKSDERGNEGLYNTFMENFPITDTRNNFVLEFLDYFVDPPRYTIQECIERGLTYSVPLKARLKLYCTDPEHEDFETIVQDVYLGTIPYMTPSGTFVINGAECVVVSQLHRSPGVFFGQSFHANGTKLYSARVIPFKGSWIEFSTDINSVMYAYIDRKKKLPVTTLFRAIGFERDKDILEIFDLAEEIKVSKTGIKKYIGRRLAARVLNTWHEDFVDEDTGEVVSIERNEIILDRDTIIDKDNVEEIIDSNVKSILLHKEDNNQADYAIIHNTLQKDPTNSEKEAVEHIYRQLRNAEPPDEETARGIIDKLFFSDQRYNLGEVGRYRMNKKLDLDIPMDKQVLTKEDIITIVKYLIELINSKAEIDDIDHLSNRRVRTVGEQLSQQFGVGLARMARTIRERMNVRDNEVFTPIDLINAKTLSSVINSFFGTNQLSQFMDQTNPLAEITHKRRLSALGPGGLSRERAGFEVRDVHYTHYGRLCPIETPEGPNIGLISSLGVYAKVNGMGFIETPYRKVTDGVVDLESAPIYLSAEEEEGKMIAQANIEMDASGKITASNVIAREEGDFPVVEPSSVHYTDVAPNQIASISASLIPFLEHDDANRALMGSNMMRQAVPLIRPEAPIVGTGLERQVASDSRVLINAEGHGTVEYVDANIITIKYDRTEDERMVSFDADEKTYNLIKFRKTNQGTSINLKPIVRRGDRVVPGQVLSEGYATQNGELALGRNLKVAFMPWKGYNFEDAIVISEKVVRDDIFTSIHVDDYSLEVRDTKLGNEELTNDIPNVSEEATKDLDENGMIRIGAEVKPGDILIGKITPKGESDPTPEEKLLRAIFGDKAGDVKDASLKASPSLHGVVLDKKLFARAVKDKRKRTQDKDALGALEMEFETKFVELKDRLVEKLFLIVNGKTSQGVMNDLGEEVLPKGKKYTQKMLYAVEDFAHLSKGQWVADDATNKMVNDLIHNYKIKLNDLQGALRREKFTITVGDELPSGILKLAKIYIAKKRKLKVGDKMAGRHGNKGIVARIVRHEDMPFLEDGTPVDIVLNPLGVPSRMNIGQIYETVLGWAGMNLGRKFATPIFDGASLDEINALTDEANVPRFGHTYLYDGGTGERFAQKATVGVIYMLKLGHMVDDKMHARSIGPYSLITQQPLGGKAQFGGQRFGEMEVWALEAYGASSTLREILTVKSDDVIGRAKTYEAIVKGETMPEPGLPESFNVLMHELKGLGLDLRLEE, encoded by the coding sequence ATGATAACAAATCAGACTGAAAGATTGAATTTTGCCTCTACAAAAAATATCCCTGACTATCCAGATTTCTTAGATGTTCAGGTTAAATCTTTTAAAGATTTCTTTCAATTAGAAACGAAATCTGACGAAAGAGGCAACGAAGGGTTATACAACACCTTCATGGAAAACTTCCCAATTACAGATACAAGAAACAACTTTGTATTGGAATTCCTAGATTATTTTGTTGATCCGCCACGTTATACAATTCAAGAATGTATAGAGAGAGGTCTTACTTATAGTGTGCCTTTAAAAGCTAGGTTAAAACTATACTGTACAGATCCAGAACACGAAGATTTTGAAACAATTGTACAAGATGTTTATCTTGGAACAATTCCTTACATGACTCCTAGTGGTACTTTTGTTATTAATGGTGCCGAGTGTGTTGTAGTATCTCAATTACACCGTTCTCCAGGGGTTTTCTTTGGACAGTCATTCCACGCAAATGGAACTAAACTTTATTCTGCGAGAGTAATTCCTTTTAAAGGATCTTGGATAGAATTTTCTACAGATATCAACAGCGTAATGTACGCGTATATCGATAGAAAGAAAAAATTACCTGTTACAACTTTATTCCGTGCTATTGGTTTCGAAAGAGATAAGGATATCCTTGAAATTTTCGACTTAGCAGAAGAAATTAAAGTTTCTAAAACAGGTATTAAGAAATATATTGGAAGAAGACTTGCCGCGCGTGTTTTGAACACATGGCACGAGGATTTCGTAGATGAGGATACTGGAGAGGTAGTTTCTATCGAGCGTAACGAAATCATCCTTGACCGTGATACAATTATCGACAAAGATAATGTTGAAGAGATCATCGATTCTAACGTAAAATCTATTTTGTTGCACAAGGAGGATAATAACCAAGCAGATTATGCTATTATCCACAATACGTTACAAAAAGATCCAACAAACTCTGAAAAAGAAGCTGTAGAGCACATTTACCGTCAGTTGCGTAACGCTGAACCGCCTGATGAGGAAACTGCTCGTGGTATTATAGATAAATTGTTCTTCTCTGATCAACGTTATAACTTAGGTGAAGTTGGTCGTTACAGAATGAACAAAAAATTAGATTTAGATATCCCTATGGATAAGCAAGTGCTTACTAAAGAGGATATCATTACAATCGTTAAATATTTGATCGAGTTGATCAACTCTAAAGCAGAGATTGATGATATTGATCACTTATCAAACCGTCGTGTTAGAACAGTTGGTGAACAATTGTCTCAACAATTCGGTGTTGGTTTAGCACGTATGGCTAGAACTATTCGTGAGAGAATGAACGTTAGAGATAACGAGGTGTTTACACCAATTGATTTGATTAATGCTAAAACATTATCATCAGTTATCAACTCTTTCTTTGGTACTAACCAGTTATCTCAATTTATGGATCAAACGAATCCATTAGCTGAGATTACACACAAAAGAAGACTTTCTGCACTTGGACCAGGTGGACTTTCGAGAGAGAGAGCTGGTTTCGAGGTTCGTGACGTTCACTATACTCACTATGGTCGATTATGTCCGATTGAAACTCCTGAGGGACCAAACATTGGTTTGATTTCATCTCTTGGTGTTTACGCAAAAGTAAACGGAATGGGATTCATTGAAACTCCATACCGTAAAGTTACAGATGGTGTTGTTGATTTAGAAAGCGCACCAATCTATTTAAGTGCTGAAGAAGAAGAAGGTAAAATGATTGCTCAGGCAAACATTGAAATGGATGCTTCTGGTAAAATTACAGCTAGTAATGTTATTGCTCGTGAAGAGGGTGACTTCCCAGTTGTTGAACCAAGTTCAGTACATTATACAGACGTTGCTCCTAACCAGATCGCTTCGATTTCTGCATCTTTGATTCCTTTCTTGGAGCATGATGATGCGAACCGTGCGTTGATGGGATCGAACATGATGCGTCAGGCAGTTCCTTTGATCCGTCCTGAAGCACCGATTGTTGGTACAGGTTTAGAGCGTCAGGTAGCTTCAGATTCAAGAGTATTAATCAATGCTGAAGGGCATGGTACTGTTGAATACGTAGATGCTAATATCATTACTATTAAATACGATCGTACAGAAGACGAGAGAATGGTTAGTTTTGATGCTGATGAGAAAACGTACAACTTAATTAAATTTAGAAAAACCAATCAAGGTACAAGTATCAACTTGAAGCCTATCGTAAGAAGAGGTGATAGAGTTGTTCCTGGACAAGTATTATCTGAAGGATATGCTACTCAAAATGGAGAATTAGCTTTAGGTAGAAACTTAAAAGTTGCGTTCATGCCATGGAAAGGGTACAACTTCGAGGATGCGATTGTAATTTCTGAGAAAGTAGTTCGCGATGATATTTTTACATCTATCCACGTTGATGATTATTCATTAGAGGTTAGAGATACTAAGTTAGGTAACGAAGAGTTAACAAACGATATTCCTAACGTTTCTGAAGAAGCTACTAAAGATTTAGATGAAAACGGTATGATCAGAATTGGAGCAGAGGTTAAACCTGGCGACATTTTGATTGGTAAAATTACGCCAAAAGGAGAATCAGATCCTACTCCAGAGGAGAAATTGCTTCGTGCAATCTTCGGAGATAAAGCGGGTGATGTAAAAGATGCTTCATTAAAAGCTTCTCCATCTTTACACGGTGTAGTTCTTGACAAAAAATTATTTGCAAGAGCCGTAAAAGATAAACGTAAACGTACTCAAGATAAAGATGCTTTAGGCGCTTTAGAAATGGAATTCGAAACTAAATTTGTTGAATTAAAAGACAGATTAGTTGAGAAATTATTCTTGATCGTTAACGGAAAAACATCTCAAGGTGTAATGAATGATTTGGGTGAAGAAGTTTTACCAAAAGGTAAAAAATATACTCAAAAAATGCTTTACGCAGTAGAAGATTTTGCTCACTTAAGCAAAGGTCAATGGGTTGCTGATGACGCTACTAATAAAATGGTTAATGATTTAATTCATAACTATAAAATTAAGCTGAACGACTTACAAGGAGCTTTAAGAAGAGAGAAATTCACTATTACGGTTGGAGATGAATTACCATCTGGAATCTTGAAGTTGGCTAAAATCTATATCGCTAAAAAACGTAAGTTAAAAGTTGGTGATAAAATGGCAGGACGTCACGGTAACAAAGGTATTGTTGCTAGAATCGTTCGTCACGAAGATATGCCTTTCTTAGAAGATGGAACACCAGTAGATATTGTATTGAATCCACTTGGGGTACCTTCACGTATGAACATTGGTCAGATTTATGAGACTGTTCTTGGATGGGCTGGTATGAACTTGGGTAGAAAATTTGCTACTCCAATTTTCGACGGTGCTTCTCTTGACGAGATCAACGCTTTGACTGATGAGGCTAACGTACCACGTTTCGGGCATACATATCTTTATGATGGTGGAACTGGAGAGCGTTTTGCACAAAAAGCAACTGTTGGTGTAATTTACATGCTTAAATTAGGACACATGGTTGATGATAAGATGCACGCACGTTCTATCGGACCATATTCATTGATTACGCAACAGCCACTTGGAGGTAAGGCTCAATTTGGAGGTCAGCGTTTTGGAGAGATGGAGGTTTGGGCACTTGAGGCTTATGGAGCTTCTAGTACTTTACGTGAAATCTTAACTGTTAAGTCTGATGACGTTATTGGTAGAGCTAAAACTTACGAAGCTATCGTTAAGGGTGAAACTATGCCAGAACCAGGTTTACCAGAATCATTCAATGTATTAATGCACGAATTGAAAGGTCTAGGTTTAGATCTTCGTTTGGAAGAATAA